The genomic DNA GCCGGAACTGCGGATCACGTTCTTCATCGAGGCGATGAGCTGGCGATGGATGTCGGGCGCGAGCGCCAGATAGGAGGCGCCACTGGTCTGCCGGACGGCGCCGCGCACGGCGTCCTCGATCTCCTTCGACAGCAGGTAGGCGGGGATGATGTTCTGGCCGCCCGAGAACTTGTGGGTGATGTAGCGGGACATGGCGCCGCGCATGTGCTCGACGAGGATGATGGGATCCTTTTCGCGCTGCCCCCACTCGACCAGCCCTTCGAGGATGGTGCGCATGTCGCGGATCGAGATCTGCTCCATGACGAGCCGCTGCAGAACGTCGGTGATGGTGATGACCGGCAGGACGCGCGTGGCCTCGCGCACGAGCTCGGCGAAATTGTCCTCCATCTGGTTCATTAGGTACATGGTCTCCTGAATGCCGATGAACTCCGACGCGTGGCTCTTCAGCACGTGAGCCAGGTGATAGGTCAGCATGCTGGAGGGCGTCATGACCTGCATGCCGGCACGCTCGACCAGCGGCAGATGCTTCATCTGAACCCAGTAGCTGGGCGTGTTCGGCAGAAAGTCCTCGCCGCGTTCGAATGGAATCTCGAACATGTTGAGGTTTTCCTCCGTCTCGCGAACGATGAACCAGTTCGGCTGCAGCATGCCCGCGGCCACCGGAATCTCGTTCACCAGGATGCGGTATTGGCCCTCGCGCAGATTGTCGTTGAGGCGGAGGTGAACGCCGGGGAACGGCACGCCGAGATCGAAATAGAGCGCCCGGCGCACGCGCGCCACCTCGCGGTCGAGCTTGTTCGGACGGATCGAGTTGCGCACCGCGGAGGAGAGGTCGACGATCAGGGGAACGACGAGGGTGAATTTCACGTTCTCGATCGGCTCGTTGTCCTCGGCATCCTCCTTCGGAAAGGAGGGGACGTCGCCACCGGAGAGGGCCGCCGCGAGCGCCGGCATTTCCTGCGTGCGCTGGTCGGACAAATTGCGCTTGCGGGCGCGCGCGGTCAGAATGCCGGCGCCGGCGCAGGCCATCGACAAGGCGATGAAGACGATCGGCGGGAAGCCGGGCACGATGGCGAAAATACCGAGGATGCCGGCCGTGATCATCAGGGCCTTGGGCTCGTTCATGAGCTGGGAGGCGATGTCGGTGCCGAGATCCTTGTTCTCCTCGGAGGAGACGCGGGTGACGATGAAGCCGGCTGTGATCGAGATGAACAGCGCCGGAATCTGCGAGACCAGGCCGTCGCCGATGGTGAGGAGCGAGTAGCGCTCCAGCGCCTCGGCGGCCGTCATGCCGTGCTGCAGCGTCCCGATAGCGATGCCGCCGATGAGGTTGATGGCGATGATGATGAGGCCGGCTATGGCGTCGCCCTTGACGAATTTCATGGCGCCGTCCATGGCGCCGTAGAGCTGACTTTCCTTCTCGAGCTTATTGCGCCGGCGCTTCGCCTCGCCGAGCTCGATCTGGCCTCCGCGCATGTCAGAATCGATCGACATCTGCTTGCCGGGCATCGAATCGAGCGAGAACCGTGCGGACACCTCCGCAACCCGTTCGGATCCCTTGGTAATGACCATGAAATTGACGATGGTCAGGATCAGGAACACCACGAGGCCGACGACGAGATTGCCCGCGACGACGAACTGGCCGAACGTTTCGACGATGTGGCCGGCGTCGGCCTGGATCAGGATGAGGCGGGTCGTGGAGATTGCCAGCGCGAGACGAAACAGCGTGGTGAGTAGCAGGATCGAGGGAAACGAGGACAGTTCGACCACGTTCTGAAGATAGACCGAGGCCATCAGCAGGATCGCCGCGAGCGTCAGGTTGATGCCGATCAGGAGATCGATCACCTGCGTCGGCAGCGGCAGGATCATCATGAAGACGATGCAGACCAGCATGAATGCCAGCATCAGGTCGTTTCGCTTGGAGATCGTTCGCAGGAAACCGGTCAGCATGTTCAATTCCTCGTATCGTCTTGCGGCGGTCGCGGCGGCAAGCCCGCCTCTCGGCTCGCGCGGACGGGCTAGATTGGGATCCGCAGCCGTCCCGAGCCGTCCTGCAGGTTCGCGGGCGTGAGGCCGTGTCCTGACGGGCCGATTGAGGCCGCCGGCGGATTGAGGAGATGGTTCAACGTCGCGACAAGCCGGTCGGCATGGTCGACCAACTGGTTGAGGAGCGCGCCCTGGTCGGTCGCATCGCGCCGCTGAAACCGGTCCGCGATCTCGCGGTTAGCCACGGCCCGTTCGGCAGACGCGACGGCATCGGCATTCGCGGTGCGTTCGTGTTGCAGGACGGCGGTCGCGGCGTCGTGCGCGTCGACCTGAGGAGCAGGGGCTTCCGATCTGTCAGGACCCAGCGCGATGCCGCGGTCAGGCCCGCGGTCGTCCCGCGTAGGATCGTCCTTGGGCGCATCTGCGGTAGAGTCCGTTGGGGGGCGTGCAGCCTGCGCGGCGATGATCGCCGCGGCGTCAGTCCGTCCGATATCGTCGGGCCGTGCTGACGGATCGTCGGCCGCTGCCGATGGCCCGGCCAGCTCGTTCGCGCGCGCGGAATCGAGGCCGAGCGTCTGCTGCGATTGCCGGCCGGCTTGCGCGATCGCGTCGTCCCTCGCGCTGCGAGCTGCCGTTTCCAAGGCGGCCGCCCGATTGTCGGCAGCGGTCTCAGCCGTAACTCGCGGCGTTGCCGCCGTGTCGGCGTTCGGCCGCGTCGAGACCTCGGTCTGCTGCGTCGAGATCTCCTTTTCGTCGGCCGTCCTGTCCTGCTGCAGCCGCTGCTCCTTGATGGCCTGGGCCTCGTTCAGGAACTGCTGTACATCGGCGTAGATGCTCTCGATCAGGCTGATCGAGCTGTCGTTGTCGGTGCCAACGGCGCGCTGCTGGCTGGCGAGGTTGCGGCTGATTGCGGCTGCGATCGACGCGAAGCCGTTGAGGAAGCCCGATTGCAGGCCGGTGATCCTGGCAGCGTTTGCGTCCGATTGAGCCTGGAGATTGCCGATCGTCTGCGTCAGCGTGGCGATCGAGGCCTGGATCGCCGCGATGGCATCCATGTCGGCCTTGACGAGATCGGGATCGGGAGGGTCGAGTTGCTGGTCGTGCTGCAGCCTGTCCTGGGCAGTGGCAAGATCGGACGCGGCACTGCTCTTCTGCTGCTGCAGGCCGGCGATCTCGGCCGCATTGGCGGCATTCTGCTCGACCAGCCGTTGTCGCTGGATGGCATTGGCGCCGAACGCACCGATCACGCCGGCGAAGCCGGTCAGGAGCGCGCGGATCCGGTTCGCCGCGGCCTTGTCGCTGTCGCTCCGCAGGATCGAGAGCACGAGCTGCAGGCTGGCGTCGTCGCTCGAAGGCCCGATGGGCGGCAGGCCGGTGGCGAACGCCCCCGATGTTCCGTCCGGGCGTGGGCCCCCGGCCGGCTCGTTCGGCAGTTCGAGCCAGAGGGAGGACGCATAGGGGGAGACGCCTGAGACGGAGGACATTGCATTTTCCCTCGCTTGATGGATGGCGCGAGCCTAGTCGGGCCGCACGGCGGCTGTTGTGCAGAAAATCACTCGATGTAGAGCCGATGCCGTGCGCCGGTCCGGCCATGCGCGTTCGCGGCCGCCCGATCCTGCGCAAGCGCCGTTTCGTCCCCGGCCAGCAGGGCGAGCTCACTGGCGATCGCGTCGACGACCGTCTCAACTGCTGTCAGCATGGCCGCCAGACACAAGAGCAACCGCTTGCCGGCGGGCGGCCGCGACTTCCGGAGCTTCTCGACCAATTCGCCCTGAGCGCCCATGTTCGCCAGATAAGCAAGAAGCTCCTCCTCGCTGATCTTCGGGGCGCCGGCCACGAACTGCGTCTGGTAGGGCCATCCCGGAATCATGGCGGCGTTCAACGCGAACGAAGCGATGATGCCTCGCATCTCGTTCACGGAAGAGCCCGCCGCAATGAAATTGCCGGGACTGAGCGCCTTGTCCGCGGCCCGCGATGGCTGGTCAGGTGCAGCGGTCGAGTCCGCGGTTGGTTGTGAGGTAGAATGCGTCGTCGCGGTATCGGCCGCTTCGCCGTGCCGTGGCTGCGCGTTCGATCCGGATGTCGCGCCGTCCCACAGCTCCGTCCGGAAACCGCTCGCGACGACCTGCTGATGCAAGGGCATCGCGAGACGGGCGGCT from Bradyrhizobium sp. CCBAU 53351 includes the following:
- the sctV gene encoding type III secretion system export apparatus subunit SctV yields the protein MLTGFLRTISKRNDLMLAFMLVCIVFMMILPLPTQVIDLLIGINLTLAAILLMASVYLQNVVELSSFPSILLLTTLFRLALAISTTRLILIQADAGHIVETFGQFVVAGNLVVGLVVFLILTIVNFMVITKGSERVAEVSARFSLDSMPGKQMSIDSDMRGGQIELGEAKRRRNKLEKESQLYGAMDGAMKFVKGDAIAGLIIIAINLIGGIAIGTLQHGMTAAEALERYSLLTIGDGLVSQIPALFISITAGFIVTRVSSEENKDLGTDIASQLMNEPKALMITAGILGIFAIVPGFPPIVFIALSMACAGAGILTARARKRNLSDQRTQEMPALAAALSGGDVPSFPKEDAEDNEPIENVKFTLVVPLIVDLSSAVRNSIRPNKLDREVARVRRALYFDLGVPFPGVHLRLNDNLREGQYRILVNEIPVAAGMLQPNWFIVRETEENLNMFEIPFERGEDFLPNTPSYWVQMKHLPLVERAGMQVMTPSSMLTYHLAHVLKSHASEFIGIQETMYLMNQMEDNFAELVREATRVLPVITITDVLQRLVMEQISIRDMRTILEGLVEWGQREKDPIILVEHMRGAMSRYITHKFSGGQNIIPAYLLSKEIEDAVRGAVRQTSGASYLALAPDIHRQLIASMKNVIRSSGQHGLSPVLLAPMDIRRFMRKVIERDFPDLTVLSYQELEPSSNVQPLERIKLVNQLSAA